The Candidatus Deferrimicrobium sp. genome includes a window with the following:
- a CDS encoding branched-chain amino acid ABC transporter permease yields MASNLAVAVLNGIVWGLIMALIALGLNLIFGLLHIINMAHGALYMLGAVFSWYVIELTGNYWLALIVAPLGVGLVGLALERGLLRTIEDQPLVTIICTFGIMLVLQQLVLTYFGGTARRIALPIPGRFRLFDLQYPVMRIVIAAISAAVMGGLWIFLNRTRYGLWMRAVVQDREMAVALGIPVDQVYMWTFILGSVLAAFSGVLAAPIVSVDFMMGREILIMAFIIVIVGGMGNLWGSVVTAVMISLIHGVGSIFVVPSTATVFSLGFMILVLLVRPQGLFGE; encoded by the coding sequence GTGGCGTCGAACCTGGCGGTGGCCGTGTTGAACGGGATCGTCTGGGGGCTGATCATGGCGCTGATCGCCCTGGGCTTGAACCTGATCTTCGGCCTCCTCCACATCATCAACATGGCCCACGGGGCCCTGTACATGCTCGGGGCGGTCTTCTCCTGGTACGTCATCGAGCTGACGGGGAACTACTGGCTGGCGCTGATCGTCGCCCCGCTGGGGGTCGGACTGGTCGGTCTCGCCCTCGAGCGGGGGCTTCTCCGGACGATCGAGGACCAGCCGCTGGTCACGATCATCTGCACGTTCGGCATCATGCTGGTACTCCAGCAACTCGTGCTCACGTACTTCGGGGGGACCGCCCGTCGGATCGCGCTTCCGATCCCCGGGCGGTTCCGGCTGTTCGACCTGCAGTACCCCGTGATGCGGATCGTGATCGCCGCGATCTCGGCCGCCGTGATGGGGGGGTTATGGATCTTCCTCAATCGGACCCGGTACGGCCTCTGGATGCGGGCGGTGGTGCAGGACCGGGAGATGGCGGTCGCACTGGGGATCCCGGTCGACCAGGTCTACATGTGGACGTTCATCCTCGGGTCGGTCCTGGCGGCGTTCTCCGGCGTGCTGGCGGCGCCGATCGTTTCCGTGGATTTCATGATGGGGCGGGAGATCCTCATCATGGCGTTTATCATCGTGATCGTCGGCGGGATGGGGAACCTGTGGGGGTCGGTGGTCACCGCGGTGATGATCTCCCTCATCCACGGTGTGGGGTCGATCTTCGTTGTCCCCTCGACCGCCACGGTGTTCTCCCTCGGCTTCATGATTCTGGTCCTGCTCGTACGGCCGCAGGGACTGTTCGGGGAGTAG